In Chitinibacter sp. SCUT-21, a single genomic region encodes these proteins:
- the nth gene encoding endonuclease III: protein MNKQTRHTFYARLAELDPNPTTELNYTTPFELLTAVLLSAQATDVGVNKATKILFPVANTPAGILALGQEGLESYINTIGLYRSKAKHLLETCRILIEQHGGDVPRDRESLEALPGVGRKTANVVLNTAFGVPTIAVDTHIFRLGNRTGLAPGKDVRAVEDKLLKVTPKEFLLNAHHWLILHGRYICKARKPECWRCVVNDVCDYRSKTMMPPPGR from the coding sequence CCATACTTTTTATGCTCGTCTTGCCGAGTTAGACCCGAATCCGACGACTGAACTCAATTACACAACGCCGTTTGAATTGCTGACCGCCGTGCTGCTATCGGCGCAGGCGACCGATGTCGGTGTCAATAAAGCGACCAAAATTCTATTTCCGGTGGCCAATACCCCTGCGGGGATTCTGGCGCTAGGCCAAGAAGGGCTTGAGTCCTACATCAATACCATCGGTTTATATCGCAGCAAAGCCAAGCATCTGCTCGAAACCTGTCGCATTTTGATTGAGCAGCACGGCGGCGACGTGCCACGCGACCGAGAAAGCCTCGAGGCCTTGCCAGGTGTTGGCCGCAAAACGGCGAATGTGGTGCTCAATACCGCGTTTGGCGTGCCAACGATTGCGGTCGATACGCATATTTTCCGCCTTGGTAATCGCACGGGGCTGGCGCCGGGCAAGGATGTGCGCGCGGTGGAAGATAAATTGCTCAAGGTGACGCCGAAAGAATTCTTGCTGAACGCGCATCATTGGCTGATTTTGCACGGGCGTTATATCTGCAAAGCGCGCAAGCCGGAGTGCTGGCGCTGCGTGGTGAACGATGTGTGTGATTACCGTAGTAAAACGATGATGCCACCGCCTGGGCGTTAG
- a CDS encoding flagellar brake protein, with protein MTESNLSPVRKQDLQIGVPLPYPIYDGQGLLLLSAGQTIQNRKQLELIGQQGLFRNPLWHDSSMRAQTRTAVQAETPLNYAPAKKQPKAARHFAQVKLPPNSTLHVQSLGDPLKPKASVKLIGWLEKTGVLISTLNQQGAILPFREGETLQLKTIAGKDVISFRGIVNKVCFTPFPYLHLSWPEQLEIHQLRNSFRVNTNLIVSISGEQLNTTPAKITNLSASGAMLEGGNLQLEAEQKIQIALRLPAAGDDHTMTIAATVRNCHIDPPAVTAQFGIEFDKLPLAERLVLEHFIYHSLLEH; from the coding sequence ATGACAGAATCCAACTTATCACCGGTGCGCAAACAAGATTTGCAAATCGGCGTGCCACTCCCCTACCCCATTTACGATGGCCAAGGATTATTATTGCTCAGCGCTGGGCAGACTATTCAAAATAGGAAGCAACTGGAATTAATCGGCCAGCAGGGTTTATTTCGTAACCCGCTTTGGCACGATAGCTCAATGCGTGCGCAAACACGCACAGCGGTACAGGCAGAAACGCCATTAAATTACGCCCCAGCCAAAAAGCAGCCCAAAGCTGCACGGCATTTTGCCCAAGTTAAACTGCCGCCAAATTCGACCTTGCACGTACAATCCTTGGGCGACCCACTCAAACCCAAAGCTTCGGTTAAATTAATTGGCTGGCTGGAAAAAACGGGGGTTTTGATTAGCACATTGAATCAACAGGGCGCGATTTTGCCGTTTCGCGAGGGTGAAACGTTGCAGCTTAAAACGATCGCGGGCAAAGACGTAATCAGTTTTCGCGGCATCGTGAACAAAGTGTGTTTTACCCCCTTTCCGTATCTACATTTAAGCTGGCCTGAGCAGCTCGAAATTCATCAACTACGCAATAGTTTTCGCGTGAACACCAATTTGATTGTGAGTATTAGCGGCGAGCAGCTAAACACTACCCCCGCAAAAATCACCAACCTATCGGCGAGCGGTGCCATGCTTGAGGGAGGCAATTTGCAATTGGAGGCGGAGCAAAAAATCCAGATCGCGCTACGCCTACCCGCCGCAGGTGACGACCACACCATGACAATCGCCGCTACCGTGCGTAATTGTCATATCGATCCACCAGCGGTCACTGCGCAGTTTGGGATTGAATTTGACAAGCTCCCACTTGCCGAGCGGCTGGTACTCGAGCACTTTATTTATCACTCGCTGCTCGAACACTAG